One window from the genome of Glycine soja cultivar W05 chromosome 12, ASM419377v2, whole genome shotgun sequence encodes:
- the LOC114378474 gene encoding universal stress protein PHOS34-like — protein MDPQSPVRAELEPPVPTFSPRFALTSSSQRKIAIAVDLSDESAYAVRWAVQNYLRPGDAVILLHVRPTSVLYGADWGSVDLSAAEDGGDEESRRKLEDDFDNFTATKASDLAQPLVEAQIPFKIYIVKDHDMKERLCLEVERLGLSAVIMGSRGFGASKRAAKGRLGSVSDYCVHHCVCPVVVVRYPEENDNGNGNGTGAGGLVVQVGEPVELPPVPEEEHEVYHDASDEHRDA, from the exons ATGGACCCGCAATCGCCGGTTCGGGCGGAACTGGAGCCTCCGGTTCCGACGTTCTCCCCACGGTTCGCGCTCACATCCAGTTCGCAGCGGAAAATCGCGATCGCGGTCGATCTGAGCGACGAGAGTGCCTACGCGGTACGCTGGGCGGTGCAGAACTACCTGCGACCGGGCGACGCCGTGATCCTCCTGCACGTGCGTCCCACGAGCGTCCTCTACGGCGCGGACTGGGGCTCCGTGGATCTGAGCGCGGCGGAGGACGGCGGCGACGAGGAGTCGCGGCGGAAGCTGGAGGACGACTTCGACAACTTCACGGCGACGAAGGCGAGCGACCTGGCGCAGCCGCTGGTGGAGGCGCAGATACCGTTCAAGATCTACATTGTGAAGGACCACGACATGAAGGAGAGGCTCTGCTTGGAGGTGGAGCGGCTCGGGCTCAGCGCCGTCATCATGGGGAGCCGCGGCTTCGGCGCGTCGAAGCGAGCCGCGAAGGGGAGGCTCGGGAGTGTTAGTGATTACTGCGTGCACCATTGCGTGTGTCCCGTTGTGGTTGTGCGCTACCCCGAGGAGAACGATAACGGTAACGGTAACGGTACCGGTGCTGGTGGTCTTGTTGTGCAGGTTGGGGAACCGGTGGAGCTTCCGCCTGTGCCGGAGGAGGAGCATGAGGTGTATCATGATGCTTCCGATGAGCACAGAG ATGCTTAA
- the LOC114378471 gene encoding G-type lectin S-receptor-like serine/threonine-protein kinase At2g19130 isoform X1 codes for MHRNPSTISFLISPYNHMRNPWFCISLLTLFFSLLTHNSLAALTNVSSNQTLTGDQTLLSKGEIFELGFFKPGNTSNYYIGIWYKKVTIQTIVWVANRDNPVSDKNTATLTISGGNLVLLDGSSNQVWSTNITSPRSDSVVVAVLRDSGNLVLTNRPNDASASDSDSLWQSFDHPTDTWLPGGKIKLDNKTKKPQYLTSWKNNEDPATGLFSLELDPKGSTSYLILWNKSEEYWTSGAWNGHIFSLVPEMRANYIYNFSFVTNENESYFTYSMYNSSIISRFVMDVSGQVKQFTWLENAQQWNLFWSQPRQQCEVYAFCGAFGSCTENSMPYCNCLPGFEPKSPSDWNLVDYSGGCERKTKLQCENLNPSNGDKDGFVAIPNIALPKHEQSVGSGNAGECESICLNNCSCKAYAFDSNGCSIWFDNLLNLQQLSQDDSSGQTLYVKLAASEFHDDKSKIGMIIGVVVGVVVGIGILLAILLFFVIRRRKRMVGARKPVEGSLVAFGYRDLQNATKNFSEKLGGGGFGSVFKGTLGDSSGVAVKKLESISQGEKQFRTEVSTIGTVQHVNLVRLRGFCSEGAKRLLVYDYMPNGSLDFHLFHNKNSKVLDWKMRYQIALGTARGLTYLHEKCRDCIIHCDVKPENILLDAEFCPKVADFGLAKLVGRDFSRVLTTMRGTRGYLAPEWISGVAITAKADVYSYGMMLFEFVSGRRNSEPSEDGKVTFFPSFAANVVVQGDSVAGLLDPSLEGNAEIEEVTRIIKVASWCIQDNEAQRPSMGQVVQILEGILEVNLPPIPRSLQVFVDNQESLVFYTESDSTQSSQVKSNVSKTSSSHAISNISSASSKSLGGEN; via the coding sequence ATGCATCGAAATCCAAGTACAATTTCCTTCTTAATTTCTCCCTACAACCACATGAGGAACCCATGGTTCTGCATCTCTCTTCTCAccctctttttctctttgctCACCCACAATTCCCTTGCAGCTCTCACGAACGTTTCTTCAAACCAAACTCTCACTGGGGATCAAACTCTCCTCTCTAAAGGTGAAATCTTTGAATTGGGTTTCTTCAAGCCAGGTAACACCTCTAACTACTACATAGGCATATGGTACAAAAAGGTCACCATACAAACAATAGTTTGGGTAGCAAATAGGGACAACCCTGTCTCTGATAAGAACACTGCCACGTTAACAATTTCAGGTGGCAATTTAGTTCTCTTAGATGGATCTTCAAATCAAGTTTGGTCAACAAACATAACTTCTCCCAGGTCAGATTCTGTTGTAGTAGCTGTTCTCCGAGATTCTGGGAATCTTGTGTTAACAAATAGGCCTAATGATGCTTCTGCTTCAGATTCAGATTCTCTGTGGCAGAGTTTTGATCACCCAACCGACACGTGGCTTCCGGGCGGCAAAATTAAACTCGACAACAAAACTAAAAAACCTCAGTACCTCACTTCATGGAAGAACAACGAAGATCCTGCCACGGGTCTTTTTTCTCTAGAACTAGACCCCAAAGGAAGCACCTCTTATTTGATCCTTTGGAACAAGTCTGAAGAGTATTGGACAAGTGGTGCTTGGAATGGACACATTTTCAGCTTGGTTCCCGAGATGAGGGCGAATTATATCTACAATTTCTCGTTTGTGACGAACGAGAACGAGAGCTATTTCACATACTCCATGTATAACTCGTCCATCATATCGCGGTTCGTGATGGATGTCTCGGGGCAGGTCAAGCAATTCACGTGGTTGGAAAATGCTCAGCAGTGGAACTTGTTTTGGTCGCAGCCGAGACAACAGTGTGAGGTTTATGCCTTTTGTGGCGCGTTTGGGAGCTGCACTGAAAATTCAATGCCGTATTGTAACTGTTTACCTGGTTTTGAGCCGAAATCACCGTCTGATTGGAATCTGGTTGATTACTCAGGTGGGTGTGAAAGGAAAACCAAGTTGCAATGCGAGAATTTGAATCCCTCTAACGGGGATAAGGACGGGTTTGTAGCAATTCCAAACATTGCATTACCTAAACATGAACAATCTGTGGGATCAGGGAATGCAGGGGAATGTGAATCAATTTGCTTGAACAACTGCTCCTGCAAAGCTTATGCATTTGACAGTAACGGGTGTTCAATTTGGTTTGACAACCTTCTGAATTTACAACAGTTATCTCAAGATGATAGTAGCGGACAAACTTTGTATGTCAAACTTGCAGCATCTGAGTTTCATGATGATAAAAGCAAAATTGGGATGATCAttggtgtggttgtgggtgtgGTTGTTGGCATTGGGATTCTCTTGgcaattcttttgttttttgtgattAGGCGAAGGAAGAGAATGGTTGGAGCAAGAAAGCCTGTGGAGGGTTCGTTGGTGGCATTTGGGTACAGAGATTTGCAAAATGCAACGAAGAATTTCTCTGAGAAATTGGGAGGAGGAGGGTTTGGTTCTGTTTTCAAAGGAACATTGGGTGATTCCAGTGGGGTGGCAGTGAAGAAATTGGAAAGTATTAGCCAAGGAGAGAAACAGTTCCGAACAGAAGTTAGCACAATAGGGACAGTGCAACATGTTAATCTCGTTAGGCTCCGCGGATTCTGCTCCGAAGGTGCCAAAAGGTTACTAGTTTATGATTACATGCCAAATGGCTCCTTGGATTTCCATTTGTTCCATAACAAGAACTCTAAGGTGTTGGACTGGAAAATGAGATACCAAATTGCGTTGGGAACTGCAAGGGGATTGACTTATCTTCACGAGAAGTGTAGAGATTGTATCATACACTGTGATGTGAAGCCAGAAAACATTCTCCTAGATGCTGAATTTTGTCCCAAGGTTGCAGATTTTGGCCTGGCTAAGCTTGTTGGAAGGGATTTCAGCAGGGTCCTCACAACCATGAGAGGAACAAGAGGCTATCTTGCTCCAGAGTGGATTTCTGGGGTGGCTATCACAGCCAAAGCTGATGTGTACAGCTATGGAATGATGCTTTTTGAGTTTGTATCAGGTAGGAGGAACTCTGAGCCATCAGAAGATGGCAAAGTTACCTTCTTCCCTTCCTTTGCAGCAAATGTTGTTGTCCAAGGTGACAGTGTTGCTGGCCTGTTGGACCCTAGTTTGGAGGGTAATGCTGAGATCGAGGAAGTGACTAGAATAATAAAAGTTGCTTCATGGTGTATTCAAGACAATGAGGCTCAACGGCCAAGCATGGGTCAAGTGGTTCAAATCCTTGAGGGGATCTTGGAGGTGAATTTGCCTCCAATTCCAAGGTCCCTTCAAGTGTTTGTTGATAACCAGGAGAGTTTAGTTTTCTACACTGAATCAGACTCCACCCAAAGTTCCCAGGTGAAGAGCAACGTCTCAAAGACCTCCTCTTCTCATGCCATAAGTAACATCTCTTCAGCAAGCTCCAAGTCCTTGGGAGGAGAAAATTAG
- the LOC114378471 gene encoding G-type lectin S-receptor-like serine/threonine-protein kinase At2g19130 isoform X2, translated as MHRNPSTISFLISPYNHMRNPWFCISLLTLFFSLLTHNSLAALTNVSSNQTLTGDQTLLSKGEIFELGFFKPGGNLVLLDGSSNQVWSTNITSPRSDSVVVAVLRDSGNLVLTNRPNDASASDSDSLWQSFDHPTDTWLPGGKIKLDNKTKKPQYLTSWKNNEDPATGLFSLELDPKGSTSYLILWNKSEEYWTSGAWNGHIFSLVPEMRANYIYNFSFVTNENESYFTYSMYNSSIISRFVMDVSGQVKQFTWLENAQQWNLFWSQPRQQCEVYAFCGAFGSCTENSMPYCNCLPGFEPKSPSDWNLVDYSGGCERKTKLQCENLNPSNGDKDGFVAIPNIALPKHEQSVGSGNAGECESICLNNCSCKAYAFDSNGCSIWFDNLLNLQQLSQDDSSGQTLYVKLAASEFHDDKSKIGMIIGVVVGVVVGIGILLAILLFFVIRRRKRMVGARKPVEGSLVAFGYRDLQNATKNFSEKLGGGGFGSVFKGTLGDSSGVAVKKLESISQGEKQFRTEVSTIGTVQHVNLVRLRGFCSEGAKRLLVYDYMPNGSLDFHLFHNKNSKVLDWKMRYQIALGTARGLTYLHEKCRDCIIHCDVKPENILLDAEFCPKVADFGLAKLVGRDFSRVLTTMRGTRGYLAPEWISGVAITAKADVYSYGMMLFEFVSGRRNSEPSEDGKVTFFPSFAANVVVQGDSVAGLLDPSLEGNAEIEEVTRIIKVASWCIQDNEAQRPSMGQVVQILEGILEVNLPPIPRSLQVFVDNQESLVFYTESDSTQSSQVKSNVSKTSSSHAISNISSASSKSLGGEN; from the exons ATGCATCGAAATCCAAGTACAATTTCCTTCTTAATTTCTCCCTACAACCACATGAGGAACCCATGGTTCTGCATCTCTCTTCTCAccctctttttctctttgctCACCCACAATTCCCTTGCAGCTCTCACGAACGTTTCTTCAAACCAAACTCTCACTGGGGATCAAACTCTCCTCTCTAAAGGTGAAATCTTTGAATTGGGTTTCTTCAAGCCAG GTGGCAATTTAGTTCTCTTAGATGGATCTTCAAATCAAGTTTGGTCAACAAACATAACTTCTCCCAGGTCAGATTCTGTTGTAGTAGCTGTTCTCCGAGATTCTGGGAATCTTGTGTTAACAAATAGGCCTAATGATGCTTCTGCTTCAGATTCAGATTCTCTGTGGCAGAGTTTTGATCACCCAACCGACACGTGGCTTCCGGGCGGCAAAATTAAACTCGACAACAAAACTAAAAAACCTCAGTACCTCACTTCATGGAAGAACAACGAAGATCCTGCCACGGGTCTTTTTTCTCTAGAACTAGACCCCAAAGGAAGCACCTCTTATTTGATCCTTTGGAACAAGTCTGAAGAGTATTGGACAAGTGGTGCTTGGAATGGACACATTTTCAGCTTGGTTCCCGAGATGAGGGCGAATTATATCTACAATTTCTCGTTTGTGACGAACGAGAACGAGAGCTATTTCACATACTCCATGTATAACTCGTCCATCATATCGCGGTTCGTGATGGATGTCTCGGGGCAGGTCAAGCAATTCACGTGGTTGGAAAATGCTCAGCAGTGGAACTTGTTTTGGTCGCAGCCGAGACAACAGTGTGAGGTTTATGCCTTTTGTGGCGCGTTTGGGAGCTGCACTGAAAATTCAATGCCGTATTGTAACTGTTTACCTGGTTTTGAGCCGAAATCACCGTCTGATTGGAATCTGGTTGATTACTCAGGTGGGTGTGAAAGGAAAACCAAGTTGCAATGCGAGAATTTGAATCCCTCTAACGGGGATAAGGACGGGTTTGTAGCAATTCCAAACATTGCATTACCTAAACATGAACAATCTGTGGGATCAGGGAATGCAGGGGAATGTGAATCAATTTGCTTGAACAACTGCTCCTGCAAAGCTTATGCATTTGACAGTAACGGGTGTTCAATTTGGTTTGACAACCTTCTGAATTTACAACAGTTATCTCAAGATGATAGTAGCGGACAAACTTTGTATGTCAAACTTGCAGCATCTGAGTTTCATGATGATAAAAGCAAAATTGGGATGATCAttggtgtggttgtgggtgtgGTTGTTGGCATTGGGATTCTCTTGgcaattcttttgttttttgtgattAGGCGAAGGAAGAGAATGGTTGGAGCAAGAAAGCCTGTGGAGGGTTCGTTGGTGGCATTTGGGTACAGAGATTTGCAAAATGCAACGAAGAATTTCTCTGAGAAATTGGGAGGAGGAGGGTTTGGTTCTGTTTTCAAAGGAACATTGGGTGATTCCAGTGGGGTGGCAGTGAAGAAATTGGAAAGTATTAGCCAAGGAGAGAAACAGTTCCGAACAGAAGTTAGCACAATAGGGACAGTGCAACATGTTAATCTCGTTAGGCTCCGCGGATTCTGCTCCGAAGGTGCCAAAAGGTTACTAGTTTATGATTACATGCCAAATGGCTCCTTGGATTTCCATTTGTTCCATAACAAGAACTCTAAGGTGTTGGACTGGAAAATGAGATACCAAATTGCGTTGGGAACTGCAAGGGGATTGACTTATCTTCACGAGAAGTGTAGAGATTGTATCATACACTGTGATGTGAAGCCAGAAAACATTCTCCTAGATGCTGAATTTTGTCCCAAGGTTGCAGATTTTGGCCTGGCTAAGCTTGTTGGAAGGGATTTCAGCAGGGTCCTCACAACCATGAGAGGAACAAGAGGCTATCTTGCTCCAGAGTGGATTTCTGGGGTGGCTATCACAGCCAAAGCTGATGTGTACAGCTATGGAATGATGCTTTTTGAGTTTGTATCAGGTAGGAGGAACTCTGAGCCATCAGAAGATGGCAAAGTTACCTTCTTCCCTTCCTTTGCAGCAAATGTTGTTGTCCAAGGTGACAGTGTTGCTGGCCTGTTGGACCCTAGTTTGGAGGGTAATGCTGAGATCGAGGAAGTGACTAGAATAATAAAAGTTGCTTCATGGTGTATTCAAGACAATGAGGCTCAACGGCCAAGCATGGGTCAAGTGGTTCAAATCCTTGAGGGGATCTTGGAGGTGAATTTGCCTCCAATTCCAAGGTCCCTTCAAGTGTTTGTTGATAACCAGGAGAGTTTAGTTTTCTACACTGAATCAGACTCCACCCAAAGTTCCCAGGTGAAGAGCAACGTCTCAAAGACCTCCTCTTCTCATGCCATAAGTAACATCTCTTCAGCAAGCTCCAAGTCCTTGGGAGGAGAAAATTAG
- the LOC114378473 gene encoding protein WHAT'S THIS FACTOR 1, chloroplastic-like, which produces MAFCVPLSFNNPKPVSISCSSIKLVRDRSLDRHVAMKNKTRFVQKLKTLLLSKPKHYIPLHILSKCRSYLCLSKPRSILSMIHRYPSIFELFNMPWPPTPLNATKLHPQLCVRLTPAAAALASEEFNLQSSVSNMLATKLQKLLMLSSHHRLLLSKLVHFAPDLGLPPNFRSRLCNDHPDRFKIVDTSYGRTLELASWDVNLAKPLVPPASSSNSLGFIVDRPLKFKQLSLQKGLNLKRRHQDFLLKFEEMPQVCPYRNPAESLTKESLEAEKRSCALVREVLAMTVEKRTLIDHLTHFRKEFGLPNKLRGMIIRHPELFYVSLKGERDSVFLVEGFGEKGDLLEKDGALFIQDRWMDLARESKRMRRERRKNRIDKDVGSLNGTDQNSYDSDDDNIEMDNFKDGYDDGFEDIFEELDFEAEDDDHRNGFFSQNSNGEFWIAGPFPIQHGLDEVQTQPW; this is translated from the exons ATGGCATTTTGTGTTCCTCTCTCATTCAACAATCCCAAACCAG TTTCAATTTCTTGTTCATCTATCAAACTTGTGCGTGACCGTTCACTCGACAGGCATGTTGCCATGAAGAACAAAACTAGGTTTGTTCAAAAGTTAAAAACTCTACTTCTCTCTAAACCTAAACACTATATTCCACTTCACATTTTGTCAAAATGCCGCTCTTATCTTTGTCTTTCTAAGCCTCGTTCCATACTTTCCATGATTCATCGTTATCCATCCATATTTGAACTCTTCAATATGCCATGGCCACCCACGCCACTCAATGCAACCAAGTTGCATCCCCAACTCTGTGTTCGATTAACTCCAGCTGCAGCTGCCCTTGCTTCTGAGGAATTTAATCTTCAATCTTCCGTTTCCAACATGTTGGCAACCAAACTCCAAAAGCTTCTTATGCTATCTTCGCACCACCGGTTGCTTCTGTCGAAATTGGTTCACTTTGCCCCTGATCTTGGTCTCCCTCCGAATTTTCGATCCCGGTTGTGCAACGACCATCCGGACAGGTTCAAGATTGTTGACACGTCCTATGGCCGCACACTTGAGCTTGCATCTTGGGATGTCAACTTGGCAAAGCCTTTGGTGCCTCCTGCATCATCATCCAATTCTCTTGGTTTCATAGTTGACCGTCCTTTGAAGTTCAAGCAATTGAGCCTTCAAAAGGGGCTTAATTTGAAGAGACGTCACCAGGATTTCTTGCTGAAATTTGAAGAAATGCCACAAGTGTGCCCCTATAGGAATCCTGCTGAGTCTTTGACCAAGGAGTCATTGGAGGCAGAGAAGAGATCTTGTGCACTAGTAAGGGAGGTTCTTGCAATGACGGTTGAGAAGCGGACTTTAATAGACCACTTGACCCATTTCAGAAAGGAGTTTGGCCTCCCTAACAAGCTGAGAGGGATGATTATAAGGCACCCAGAATTATTTTATGTGAGTTTGAAAGGGGAACGGGACTCAGTTTTCTTGGTGGAGGGGTTTGGTGAGAAGGGTGACTTATTGGAGAAGGATGGGGCTTTATTCATACAAGATAGATGGATGGATTTGGCAAGGGAATCCAAGAGAATGAGACGAGAGAGAAGGAAGAATAGGATTGACAAAGATGTTGGCAGCTTGAATGGTACTGATCAAAATAGTTATGACAgtgatgatgataatattgaGATGGACAATTTTAAAGATGGTTATGATGATGGTTTTGAGGATATTTTTGAAGAGTTGGATTTTGAGGCTGAGGATGATGATCATAGAAACGGGTTTTTTTCCCAAAACAGCAATGGAGAATTTTGGATTGCAGGACCTTTTCCTATTCAACATGGTTTGGATGAAGTGCAGACGCAACCTTGGTAG